One genomic segment of Nitrosopumilus sp. includes these proteins:
- a CDS encoding RNA-guided pseudouridylation complex pseudouridine synthase subunit Cbf5, giving the protein MTLKQLENLIEIDQDITDDVYGTYYDKRTIEQLLNYGIIILDKPPGPTSHEAVAWAKRILKLPKIGHSGTLDPQVSGVLPLGLGEATKALGVLLFGPKEYHALGRVHSLPSKEKLHEVIDMFRGEIFQKPPQRSAVVRQTRSRIIYELEVLEQKERLLLMRVLCEAGTYIRKLYYDIGEILGPGATMIELRRTRVDQFYETDGLVTLHELADAYALWEEKKDDTKLMKMIKPVEYALSELKSVVIRDSAIDAMCHGAQLAIPGILKISPNLKKGDFVAVYTQKGEAVALAEATMTEEEIRDATKGYAFETRRIIMAPNTYPKKWRSKPTPKD; this is encoded by the coding sequence ATGACTCTAAAACAATTAGAAAATTTAATTGAAATTGATCAAGATATAACTGATGATGTATACGGTACCTATTATGATAAAAGAACTATAGAGCAACTACTAAACTATGGAATTATCATTTTAGACAAACCTCCTGGTCCTACAAGTCATGAAGCAGTTGCATGGGCAAAACGAATTTTAAAATTACCTAAAATTGGACACAGTGGAACACTTGATCCTCAAGTATCTGGAGTTTTACCATTGGGATTGGGTGAGGCAACAAAAGCACTTGGTGTTTTATTATTTGGACCAAAGGAATACCATGCCCTGGGAAGGGTTCATTCTCTTCCATCAAAAGAAAAACTACATGAAGTAATTGATATGTTTAGAGGTGAGATTTTCCAAAAACCTCCACAACGCTCAGCAGTAGTTAGACAAACTAGGAGCAGAATTATCTATGAATTGGAAGTATTGGAGCAAAAAGAAAGACTGCTCTTAATGAGAGTGTTATGTGAGGCTGGAACATACATTCGAAAATTATACTATGATATTGGAGAAATTTTGGGGCCTGGTGCTACCATGATTGAGCTAAGGCGAACCAGAGTTGATCAATTTTATGAAACAGACGGATTAGTTACTTTGCATGAATTGGCAGATGCATATGCTCTCTGGGAGGAGAAAAAAGATGACACAAAACTCATGAAGATGATAAAACCTGTTGAATATGCACTAAGTGAATTAAAATCAGTTGTAATTCGTGATTCTGCAATTGATGCAATGTGTCATGGTGCACAACTTGCCATTCCTGGAATACTCAAGATATCTCCTAATCTGAAAAAGGGTGATTTTGTTGCAGTTTATACTCAGAAAGGAGAAGCAGTGGCACTTGCAGAAGCTACAATGACTGAAGAAGAGATACGAGATGCAACAAAGGGATATGCATTTGAAACTAGACGAATCATTATGGCTCCTAACACATATCCAAAAAAATGGAGAAGCAAGCCAACTCCAAAGGATTAA
- a CDS encoding NAD(P)/FAD-dependent oxidoreductase has product MTHNFDIVIIGGGILGTSISYFLSFLNKSKKIAVIEQAHNVAFHTSGRNTGKIHAPYLYNPEKKKLFAKAAFHGYGMWEEYAKLQKLPFKKDGVLEVALDSKGIKVLEKYLKWGKQNGLEEKDIELLSKEELKKIEPEIKCEAALNVHRDGSADYSEYTKAVMKDSKENGIKFLLDNKVTKIKKEKDKWTIILNDEHKINSNFLINAAGGEAMDIAHTLNVAQKLTDVHFRGEYWKAPQEYHHLTKTSVYSVPEYQDYPFLDPHWIIRVDGKCEIGPNAVPVFSPYGYNKVENIKEFIPKMLEMLGSGARKAIFDKQFQELAFSEIQSSMSKSVMIDRVKRFLPKINADKITEKGTAGIRSSVIDENGKFVPDVILMDSENSFHILNYNSPGATGALPFSAHIVNHLRELGFLEYDESDAQCGPWKFSDIIEKISVR; this is encoded by the coding sequence ATGACTCATAATTTCGATATTGTAATTATTGGTGGAGGAATACTTGGGACATCTATTTCATATTTCCTATCATTTCTAAATAAATCAAAAAAGATTGCAGTAATCGAGCAAGCACATAATGTTGCGTTTCATACCAGTGGAAGAAATACTGGAAAAATCCATGCACCTTACCTATACAATCCTGAGAAGAAGAAATTGTTTGCAAAAGCTGCTTTTCATGGATATGGTATGTGGGAAGAATATGCAAAATTACAAAAATTGCCATTTAAAAAGGATGGAGTTTTAGAAGTGGCACTTGATAGTAAAGGAATCAAAGTTCTTGAAAAATATCTCAAATGGGGAAAACAAAATGGATTAGAAGAGAAAGACATTGAATTGTTAAGCAAAGAAGAGTTAAAAAAAATAGAACCAGAAATAAAATGCGAGGCAGCACTAAATGTTCACAGAGATGGCTCTGCAGATTATTCAGAATACACCAAAGCAGTAATGAAAGATAGTAAAGAGAATGGAATTAAATTTCTTTTAGATAACAAAGTAACCAAAATTAAAAAAGAAAAGGACAAGTGGACAATTATATTAAATGATGAACATAAAATAAATTCAAATTTTTTGATTAATGCAGCAGGAGGAGAAGCAATGGATATTGCTCATACTTTGAATGTTGCACAAAAATTAACAGATGTTCATTTTAGAGGAGAGTACTGGAAAGCACCACAAGAATATCACCACTTAACTAAAACAAGCGTATATTCAGTTCCCGAATATCAAGACTATCCATTTTTGGACCCTCATTGGATTATTCGAGTTGATGGTAAATGCGAGATTGGACCTAATGCAGTTCCTGTTTTTAGTCCATATGGATACAATAAAGTAGAAAACATCAAGGAGTTTATTCCAAAAATGTTAGAGATGTTAGGCTCTGGCGCAAGAAAAGCAATATTTGATAAGCAATTTCAGGAATTAGCATTCAGTGAAATACAGTCTTCAATGTCAAAGTCTGTAATGATTGACAGGGTAAAAAGATTTTTGCCAAAAATTAATGCAGATAAGATTACCGAAAAAGGAACTGCAGGCATTAGATCCTCAGTAATTGATGAAAATGGAAAATTTGTTCCAGATGTAATATTAATGGATAGTGAAAACTCTTTTCACATTCTAAATTACAATTCTCCAGGAGCTACTGGAGCATTACCATTTTCAGCCCACATTGTCAATCACCTAAGAGAATTAGGGTTTTTAGAATATGATGAGTCAGATGCACAGTGTGGACCATGGAAATTTTCAGACATTATTGAAAAAATTTCAGTCAGATAG
- a CDS encoding DUF432 domain-containing protein, which produces MNTITTNDKEYSGYGEFSISDKLELRLPRTEIYIEKKPDNRFSYYRKNSQNQEIRKSIPKSNGNIKIEMCPILPLNLPAKKTNDLIFLRLAESIFVEKHSTINFLIQFPIEIGIYIINQSDGTKDLFDCFTCEPMHSRFALYGTPEKGNLCMYSKVKLLEKDEFYPYTFAKMRVFITNELNSGILIGKLVFPITDFNIYYLNGSSEVHIDDVTGNVKHISGEDVIDISRNEFDKKNGDWKLVSYSSKEKVNFVMDRGFD; this is translated from the coding sequence ATGAATACAATCACTACAAATGATAAGGAATATTCAGGATATGGAGAATTTTCAATCTCTGATAAATTAGAATTAAGATTACCTAGAACTGAAATTTATATTGAAAAAAAGCCTGATAATCGATTTTCATATTACAGAAAAAATTCTCAAAATCAAGAAATTAGAAAATCAATTCCAAAATCAAATGGAAATATCAAAATTGAGATGTGTCCAATTCTCCCTCTTAATCTTCCTGCAAAAAAAACTAATGACTTGATTTTTCTTCGATTGGCAGAATCCATTTTTGTAGAAAAACACTCCACGATAAACTTTCTAATTCAATTTCCGATAGAAATTGGAATATACATAATCAATCAAAGTGATGGAACAAAAGATCTCTTTGATTGTTTCACGTGTGAGCCTATGCACTCAAGATTTGCCTTGTATGGTACGCCTGAAAAGGGAAATCTTTGCATGTACTCCAAAGTAAAACTATTAGAAAAAGATGAATTCTATCCATATACATTTGCCAAAATGAGGGTGTTTATTACTAATGAACTAAATTCTGGAATTTTAATAGGGAAATTAGTTTTTCCTATTACTGATTTTAACATCTATTATTTGAATGGCTCTTCTGAGGTTCATATTGATGATGTAACTGGAAATGTAAAACACATCTCAGGAGAAGATGTAATTGATATATCTAGAAATGAATTTGACAAAAAAAATGGTGATTGGAAGCTTGTTTCGTATTCTTCTAAAGAAAAAGTCAACTTTGTAATGGATAGGGGGTTTGACTAA
- the secY gene encoding preprotein translocase subunit SecY: MAEGSLTTYIRKIVFKAEPYLPQVPKPKKKIPLQTRLLWCGVALLIYMVMGQTPLFGATAPQFDFLAFARVIFASQQGTLVELGIGPIVTAGLLMQLLRGSDILKFDFKKPEERGIFQTATKLVTYVVIVAESIVYAGAVYGPGVSEPHFLYVMIGQLMAASVIIMFLDELIQKGWGIGSGISLFIMAGVAQQILWSLFSPLPAGDGGTIGIIPYIGQSIMGGDLSNVFFRSNQLPSIFGIFLTAGILLILVFTQGMKIEIPIVSTKYRGFSAVYPIKLMYVSNIPVILASALTANAVFIFQMLWANMNPRNNNFFMNFIAQFDPTSPSTPIGGLIYYITPPRGLDVAALDPMRAVGYVLFMVGIVVVFGRLWVELGGLSPKSAAQNLLDADVQIPGFRRSNAPVEALLNKYIPSVTIIGSMILGLLAGVSDVLGVFGSGIGILLMVDILINYYTQLVREQVEVVMPRLGALLGRK; encoded by the coding sequence ATGGCTGAAGGTAGTCTTACTACATACATTCGAAAAATTGTTTTCAAAGCAGAACCATATCTTCCTCAAGTTCCAAAACCTAAAAAGAAAATCCCCCTCCAAACTAGACTTCTCTGGTGTGGAGTTGCATTACTTATCTACATGGTTATGGGCCAAACACCATTATTTGGTGCAACTGCACCTCAATTTGATTTTCTAGCATTTGCTAGAGTTATTTTTGCATCCCAACAAGGAACCCTTGTTGAATTAGGGATTGGGCCGATTGTAACAGCTGGTCTCTTGATGCAATTGCTTAGGGGTTCGGACATTTTGAAATTTGACTTTAAAAAACCTGAAGAGAGAGGAATCTTTCAGACTGCAACTAAACTTGTAACGTATGTTGTAATTGTAGCTGAATCCATTGTATATGCAGGTGCAGTATATGGTCCTGGAGTTTCAGAGCCGCACTTTCTGTATGTGATGATAGGGCAGCTAATGGCCGCGTCTGTTATTATCATGTTCTTAGACGAATTAATCCAGAAAGGTTGGGGAATTGGAAGTGGAATTAGTCTGTTTATCATGGCAGGTGTTGCACAACAGATTCTATGGAGCTTGTTTAGTCCGTTACCTGCAGGAGATGGAGGGACAATTGGAATTATTCCTTACATTGGACAATCAATTATGGGTGGTGACTTGTCAAATGTATTTTTCCGCTCAAATCAACTTCCGAGCATCTTTGGGATATTCTTAACAGCTGGAATTTTGCTGATACTTGTGTTTACACAAGGAATGAAAATTGAGATTCCAATAGTATCCACCAAATACAGAGGATTCTCTGCAGTTTATCCTATCAAACTAATGTATGTCTCTAACATTCCTGTCATCTTAGCATCAGCACTGACTGCTAATGCTGTTTTCATCTTCCAAATGCTTTGGGCAAACATGAACCCGCGAAATAATAACTTCTTTATGAATTTTATAGCGCAATTTGATCCTACAAGCCCTTCAACTCCAATTGGTGGTCTAATTTACTACATTACACCTCCAAGAGGATTAGATGTTGCAGCTTTGGATCCAATGCGTGCTGTGGGATATGTTTTGTTTATGGTGGGAATAGTAGTTGTATTTGGTAGATTGTGGGTAGAGCTTGGTGGATTGTCTCCAAAGAGCGCAGCTCAAAATTTGCTTGATGCAGATGTACAAATCCCTGGATTTAGAAGATCAAATGCTCCAGTTGAAGCATTACTAAACAAGTACATTCCCTCTGTCACTATTATTGGCTCAATGATCTTGGGTCTATTAGCAGGTGTTTCAGATGTACTTGGTGTATTTGGTTCTGGAATTGGAATTTTGCTTATGGTTGATATCTTGATTAACTATTATACGCAACTAGTACGAGAACAAGTAGAGGTAGTCATGCCGCGATTGGGTGCATTGCTTGGCAGAAAATAA
- a CDS encoding 30S ribosomal protein S5, with translation MSQTTQAKGTQRQSGQRGRGPPVYGSGPPGGVKGGNDRPRRPRREPEEEVWIPKTILGKKVASGEISSLEEIIESGLRIQESGIIKKLLPDLKSEVVDVGIIQKMTSNGQSTRFKAIVAAGNENGYLGIGQGKSKQMRIAIEKATSQAFLNVNPIKLGCGSWECRCDQKHSIPFKVRGKGGSVTIEIIPAPRGLGLVAGGKIKRLLELAGLKDAWTTAKGSTPTMNSTSKAILDCLRQTFSQG, from the coding sequence ATGAGTCAAACTACACAAGCTAAGGGTACTCAGAGACAATCAGGACAACGAGGTAGAGGTCCACCCGTTTATGGAAGTGGTCCACCTGGTGGTGTTAAGGGTGGTAATGATCGTCCTAGAAGACCAAGAAGAGAACCGGAAGAAGAAGTCTGGATCCCAAAAACTATTTTGGGAAAGAAAGTCGCTTCAGGAGAAATCTCATCTCTCGAAGAAATTATTGAATCTGGATTAAGGATTCAAGAATCTGGAATTATTAAAAAACTACTTCCTGATTTGAAGAGTGAAGTAGTAGACGTCGGAATTATTCAAAAAATGACATCCAATGGTCAATCAACTAGATTCAAAGCTATAGTTGCTGCAGGAAATGAAAATGGTTACTTGGGAATTGGTCAAGGCAAATCAAAACAAATGCGAATTGCAATTGAAAAGGCAACAAGTCAGGCATTTCTTAATGTTAATCCAATCAAATTAGGTTGTGGAAGTTGGGAATGTAGATGTGATCAAAAACATTCTATTCCTTTCAAAGTAAGAGGGAAAGGTGGAAGTGTTACTATAGAAATTATTCCTGCTCCTCGTGGATTAGGTTTAGTTGCAGGTGGTAAGATTAAACGATTATTGGAATTAGCTGGTCTTAAAGATGCATGGACTACTGCAAAAGGTTCAACTCCTACAATGAATTCAACTTCAAAAGCAATTCTGGACTGTCTTAGACAGACATTTAGTCAAGGTTGA
- a CDS encoding ChuX/HutX family heme-like substrate-binding protein: MLLELLSDLVKIPDILFIVKNQGATSEVRSPLSIKQKEKWITIGDNDGPAHMHVDTELIRSAEFVEEEKPERTSFSVRFFNEKNERVLAAFFTKMYDENKTLISQRKNIYDKLNEKFSSAIKF; the protein is encoded by the coding sequence TTGCTTTTAGAATTGTTATCTGATCTAGTAAAAATTCCTGATATTTTGTTTATTGTCAAAAATCAGGGAGCGACAAGTGAGGTCAGAAGTCCTCTTAGTATTAAACAGAAAGAAAAATGGATTACTATTGGAGATAATGATGGACCTGCACACATGCATGTTGATACTGAATTAATAAGATCTGCAGAGTTTGTCGAAGAAGAAAAACCAGAACGCACTAGCTTTAGTGTACGATTTTTCAATGAAAAAAATGAAAGGGTTTTAGCTGCATTTTTTACAAAAATGTATGATGAGAATAAAACTCTAATTTCACAAAGAAAAAATATTTACGATAAATTGAATGAAAAATTTTCTTCTGCAATTAAATTTTAA
- a CDS encoding uL15 family ribosomal protein, translating to MATRLRKTRRLRGGRHMGWGQVGQHRASGHKGGLGVTGMMKHHWSTTLKDEPEHYGHDSTKPPHPNITKKWTSIRDLDDLFTKFGKEEGGKKIVDLESAGYEKLLGGGKIANAYSVKVKQFTASAEEKLKSVGGEVLSDNG from the coding sequence ATGGCAACTAGATTAAGAAAAACTAGACGACTAAGAGGCGGACGACATATGGGATGGGGACAAGTAGGTCAACATCGCGCAAGTGGTCATAAAGGCGGTCTTGGAGTTACTGGTATGATGAAGCATCATTGGAGTACTACATTAAAAGATGAGCCAGAACATTATGGCCATGATTCAACTAAACCACCTCACCCAAATATTACAAAAAAATGGACTAGCATCCGTGATCTTGATGACTTGTTCACAAAATTCGGAAAAGAAGAAGGAGGAAAAAAGATCGTAGACCTTGAAAGCGCAGGATACGAAAAACTCCTTGGTGGCGGAAAAATTGCAAATGCATATTCCGTCAAAGTAAAACAATTTACAGCATCCGCTGAAGAGAAACTAAAATCTGTTGGGGGAGAAGTGTTATCGGATAATGGCTGA
- a CDS encoding adenylate kinase encodes MHCLAENKKIVMIGIAGVGKTTLLSKIVEILKNNNKSVKVISYGTLMFDVAKENGLQDRDELRKLPVSEQQSLQKIVAEKIASQNEQIVIIDTHAFINSPEGYYPGLPEHVLKILKPSNFISVSAKPEEIYNRRMKDDTRNRDKITIENIKKELDVQSGMISACAVITGSPVKHILNGEGKIDEAAAKLIKSIGL; translated from the coding sequence GTGCATTGCTTGGCAGAAAATAAGAAAATAGTGATGATAGGAATTGCTGGTGTTGGAAAGACCACATTATTGTCAAAAATTGTTGAAATTCTAAAAAACAACAATAAAAGTGTCAAGGTGATTAGCTATGGTACATTGATGTTTGATGTTGCCAAAGAAAATGGATTGCAAGATAGGGATGAACTACGAAAATTACCAGTGTCTGAACAACAAAGTCTTCAAAAAATTGTTGCTGAAAAAATTGCTTCTCAAAATGAACAAATTGTAATTATTGATACTCATGCATTTATCAATTCTCCTGAAGGCTATTATCCTGGATTACCAGAACATGTTTTGAAAATTCTCAAGCCATCAAACTTTATTTCTGTTTCGGCAAAGCCTGAAGAAATTTACAACAGACGAATGAAAGATGATACTCGAAATAGAGATAAAATTACTATAGAAAATATCAAAAAAGAATTAGATGTTCAATCTGGAATGATTTCTGCATGTGCTGTAATTACTGGCTCTCCAGTCAAGCATATTCTAAATGGTGAGGGAAAGATTGATGAAGCAGCTGCTAAACTAATAAAATCAATAGGACTGTAA
- a CDS encoding mechanosensitive ion channel family protein — MAFEILDMQLMEGVTVWSLLITGLLMVVGVIVARIIRMIFNKKFAPSMPIHTVKTLNKLIYYGIIIAFLLAATASQGIDLGGLVVGAGFMGIVIGFAAQSVVSNMISGVFLLIEKPVRQGDNVEIVDSGVTGKLIDISTFSSKIQQFDGTVVRIPNEKMFTSNLRSFILSEVRRSDVSVGIGYGEDIDKAIKVIKTAIENNVEFALMEPAPQFWISELADNSVNILVRVWHPRDDLIEVVPNLLKVIKNALDAEGIEIPFPQRVVWQGKAENNA; from the coding sequence ATGGCTTTTGAAATTCTAGATATGCAACTTATGGAAGGAGTTACAGTTTGGAGTTTGTTAATTACTGGACTTTTAATGGTGGTTGGAGTAATTGTTGCAAGAATAATCCGAATGATCTTTAACAAAAAATTTGCACCAAGTATGCCTATTCACACAGTAAAAACACTCAACAAATTAATCTACTATGGAATTATCATCGCATTTCTTTTAGCTGCCACTGCAAGTCAAGGAATTGATTTAGGTGGTTTGGTAGTAGGTGCTGGATTTATGGGAATTGTAATTGGATTTGCAGCCCAATCTGTAGTATCTAACATGATCTCAGGTGTCTTTTTACTAATTGAAAAACCCGTTAGACAAGGAGATAATGTTGAAATTGTTGATTCAGGTGTAACTGGAAAATTAATTGATATTAGTACATTCTCATCAAAGATACAACAATTTGATGGAACAGTAGTTAGAATTCCAAATGAAAAGATGTTTACATCAAATCTCCGCTCCTTTATACTCTCTGAGGTTAGAAGAAGTGATGTTTCAGTAGGAATTGGATATGGAGAGGACATTGATAAGGCAATCAAAGTTATTAAAACTGCAATAGAGAACAACGTTGAATTTGCTTTAATGGAGCCAGCTCCTCAATTTTGGATTTCAGAACTTGCAGATAACAGTGTAAATATCTTGGTTAGAGTTTGGCATCCACGTGATGATTTAATTGAAGTCGTACCAAATTTACTCAAAGTAATTAAAAATGCCCTAGATGCTGAAGGTATTGAAATCCCATTCCCTCAAAGAGTTGTATGGCAAGGAAAAGCTGAAAATAATGCATGA
- a CDS encoding cytidylate kinase family protein, protein MKKSIVISGPPAVGKTTVAKGLAEEFHLQYLSGGDVLKEMAKEQGFDSDGDDWWDTEDGMKFLKQREENSEFDKKLDDKLIALFNQGGMVITSYTLPWLVDNGIKIWLQGSHASSTKRMQTRDNMSSEEAYEITKKRFDRNKALYKKLYNFNFGDDTSVFDLIINTDHLTAQQVIDVTKETVRKLQ, encoded by the coding sequence TTGAAAAAATCCATTGTAATTTCTGGCCCTCCAGCAGTAGGAAAAACCACTGTTGCCAAAGGTCTAGCAGAAGAATTTCACTTACAATATCTTAGTGGTGGAGATGTTCTAAAAGAGATGGCAAAAGAGCAAGGATTTGATTCCGATGGAGATGATTGGTGGGATACTGAAGATGGTATGAAATTTCTAAAGCAGAGAGAAGAGAACTCTGAATTTGATAAAAAATTAGATGATAAACTCATTGCATTGTTTAATCAAGGTGGGATGGTAATCACCAGTTATACTCTACCTTGGCTAGTAGATAATGGAATTAAAATTTGGTTGCAGGGTTCACATGCAAGCAGTACAAAGAGAATGCAAACACGTGATAACATGAGCTCTGAGGAAGCTTATGAAATTACAAAAAAACGATTTGATAGAAACAAAGCACTCTACAAGAAACTATACAATTTTAATTTTGGTGATGATACATCTGTTTTTGATTTAATAATTAACACTGATCATCTCACTGCCCAACAAGTCATAGATGTAACAAAAGAAACTGTAAGGAAATTGCAATGA
- a CDS encoding TIGR00266 family protein: MEYEIVKNPMGLIEFTLNRGEKITAEAAAMVFIKGNILTETRMRKGGFFKSFKAAALGGESFFVNEFIAQEDNCKLGITGNMLGDIEVLEVNEEFIVQSGAFVGSTTDLTLDTQWQGFTKGIFGSNLFMLRTIGTGKIFVNGWGGIIKKKLEPGEKMILDNYQLVALSVTADYRVTKHGNFKNTLFGGEALVIEIIGPGTVYIQTKNIMEFVRALIPFLPKRN, encoded by the coding sequence ATGGAATATGAAATAGTAAAAAACCCAATGGGACTAATTGAATTTACATTAAACAGAGGGGAGAAAATTACAGCTGAAGCTGCAGCAATGGTTTTCATCAAGGGCAACATCCTGACTGAAACACGGATGAGGAAAGGAGGATTCTTCAAATCATTCAAAGCTGCAGCATTAGGTGGAGAATCTTTTTTTGTAAATGAGTTCATCGCACAAGAAGACAATTGTAAGTTAGGAATTACAGGAAATATGCTAGGAGATATAGAAGTACTTGAAGTTAATGAAGAATTTATTGTTCAGTCAGGGGCCTTTGTTGGTTCAACTACTGATTTAACACTAGATACACAGTGGCAGGGATTTACTAAAGGAATCTTTGGAAGTAATCTTTTCATGTTAAGGACAATAGGAACAGGAAAAATATTTGTCAACGGATGGGGTGGAATTATAAAGAAAAAACTTGAACCAGGAGAAAAAATGATTTTAGATAACTATCAACTTGTTGCACTAAGTGTCACTGCAGATTACAGAGTAACAAAACATGGCAATTTCAAGAACACTTTGTTTGGTGGAGAAGCACTTGTTATAGAAATCATAGGTCCAGGAACAGTTTACATTCAAACAAAAAACATTATGGAGTTTGTGAGAGCATTAATTCCATTTTTACCAAAAAGGAATTAA
- a CDS encoding EMC3/TMCO1 family protein, with translation MDFNFILLFIDSISLQFDFLGGESRHLGSDDPIVQGLILSMFAVSGFGIILNVFNAAVRKKMVDQTKLKRIMKETRAWQKERMAAMRSKDQAKINELSKKSSYMNKMSMEMMQMNMRPMMITFVPLILIFYLVLPQLFSYTVALSPIPLNVIPGDFFQLTCTAEQAANLEDICPKENALYLWAWYFLSSIAFSGIIMKLTKTSMDLS, from the coding sequence ATGGATTTTAACTTTATTCTACTCTTTATTGATTCAATTTCTCTTCAATTTGATTTTCTTGGTGGAGAATCAAGACATCTTGGAAGCGATGATCCTATTGTACAAGGGTTAATACTCTCAATGTTTGCAGTATCTGGATTTGGAATTATTCTTAATGTGTTTAATGCAGCAGTTAGAAAAAAGATGGTTGATCAGACCAAACTGAAAAGAATTATGAAAGAAACAAGAGCTTGGCAAAAAGAAAGAATGGCTGCAATGAGATCAAAAGACCAGGCAAAAATTAACGAGTTGAGCAAAAAATCATCTTACATGAACAAAATGTCCATGGAGATGATGCAGATGAATATGAGACCTATGATGATTACCTTTGTTCCTTTGATTTTGATATTTTATCTAGTATTGCCGCAATTATTCTCATACACTGTTGCATTATCTCCTATTCCTCTAAATGTAATTCCTGGTGATTTCTTCCAATTAACATGCACTGCAGAACAAGCAGCTAATTTAGAAGATATTTGTCCTAAAGAAAATGCACTATATCTCTGGGCGTGGTATTTTCTATCATCCATTGCATTTAGTGGCATTATTATGAAACTAACTAAAACATCAATGGATCTCAGTTGA
- a CDS encoding 50S ribosomal protein L30 encodes MANAYLVVRIKGQADCPYWATHTMNLLKLDKKYRATILPAKDNTLGMLKKVQHYVTWIELDSSLAKELIDKKARKGGYQKITPDDLKELGFSSSDELGTALAEGKATLSKLKPLKPWFALAPPRLGFKRSTKRLYGQKGVLGHNKELDAIVRRMI; translated from the coding sequence ATGGCAAATGCATATCTCGTTGTTAGAATTAAAGGTCAGGCTGATTGTCCATATTGGGCAACTCATACCATGAATTTATTAAAATTGGATAAAAAATATCGAGCAACAATTCTTCCAGCCAAAGACAACACTTTGGGAATGCTAAAAAAAGTACAACATTATGTTACATGGATTGAACTTGATTCATCTTTGGCAAAAGAACTAATTGATAAAAAAGCAAGAAAAGGTGGATATCAAAAAATTACTCCTGATGATCTTAAAGAATTGGGTTTTTCAAGTTCTGATGAATTAGGAACTGCATTAGCAGAAGGAAAAGCAACTTTGTCAAAATTAAAACCTCTCAAACCTTGGTTTGCTTTAGCACCTCCAAGATTGGGATTTAAACGAAGTACCAAGAGACTCTATGGACAAAAAGGTGTACTTGGACATAACAAAGAACTTGATGCAATTGTACGGAGAATGATATAG